In Haematobia irritans isolate KBUSLIRL chromosome 1, ASM5000362v1, whole genome shotgun sequence, a genomic segment contains:
- the LOC142219807 gene encoding uncharacterized protein LOC142219807: MGLTPKCRKNFPMREMEFVQKELCKFSSRKINGAIYKLSWIILFILIIMCGAVYCQPYRRNQRCSARLENALEHMRRRSYQTKRGRSYTPLQSPYALYHSLYGQADEDADDFYRPSPSRGYYAKNINRSYGANSRLDFDAALNSYSNPPAAYPYHSQRQPHKLQVSRVEVEDLRVRLPTENAVRWVEIDKCKFSAENSTLDTRLIFPDLTLSGKVVLQPTGGKCNMILRLRHAGIEFRTVPIGFDKISGEESRRIGSASVRTDSHFAEPGFISVFAHGCQGPTGIKLRQNSKRRYSFVNEHQTESAGSPLHHSPPSPPHLTPDVIFDIRSEGYIPPNMRDEELTWTDANSQELFDPNGDNFYRRQFRNKRSTYGWRQGKHIATDRSRDEINFNDDILRLSDDNVQHLLEPDARAFANIFSNNNEGNGGNKFGDNEEINDALRDELEKLFSMGVRGLLTTYMQRALQPAIKETLMENMGYTISYG, translated from the exons ATGGGATTGACTCCCaagtgtagaaaaaatttccccaTGAGAGAAATGGAGTTTGTTCAAAAGGAATTGTGTAAATTTAGTTCGAGAAAAATCAATGGTGCTATTTATAAATTGTCTTGGATAATACTTTTTATATTGATAATTATGTGTGGAG cGGTCTACTGTCAACCTTATCGCAGAAATCAGCGATGTTCAGCTCGCCTGGAAAATGCTTTGGAACATATGAGGCGACGGAGTTACCAAACTAAAAGAGGACGTTCATATACTCCACTTCAATCACCATATGCTCTCTATCACTCACTTTATGGTCAGGCAGATGAAGATGCTGATGATTTTTACCGTCCGTCTCCAAGTCGTGGCTACTATGCCAAAAATATCAATCGTAGTTATGGGGCTAATTCCAGATTAGATTTTGATGCCGCATTAAATAGTTACTCGAATCCTCCAGCAGCATATCCGTATCATAGCCAAAGGCAACCACATAAACTGCAGGTATCTAGAGTGGAAGTTGAAGATTTACGAGTACGACTACCAACGGAGAATGCAGTCAGATGGGTGGAAATTGACAAGTGCAAGTTCAGTGCAGAAAACTCTACACTGGATACTCGTCTTATATTTCCGGACTTGACATTGAGCGGCAAGGTTGTATTACAGCCCACGGGCGGAAAATGCAATATGATTTTACGATTAAGACATGCGGGCATTGAATTTCGAACAGTGCCCATTGGCTTTGATAAAATAAGTGGCGAGGAATCGAGACGTATAGGCTCAGCTTCGGTGAGAACAGATTCACATTTTGCAGAACCGGGATTTATATCTGTATTTGCCCATGGCTGTCAAG GTCCGACGGGTATTAAATTACGTCAAAACTCCAAAAGACGATACAGTTTTGTTAACGAACACCAAACGGAGAGCGCTGGCTCCCCATTGCATCATTCCCCGCCTTCGCCTCCACATCTTACGCCCGATGTAATATTCGATATACGAAGTGAGGGATATATACCACCAAATATGCGTGATGAAGAATTAACTTGGACTGATGCCAACTCGCAAGAACTTTTTGATCCTAATGGCGATAATTTCTATCGACGACAATTCCGTAATAAACGTAGCACCTATGGATGGCGCCAAGGAAAGCATATAGCAACGGATCGTTCACGTgatgaaataaatttcaatgatGACATTCTGCGCTTGTCAGATGATAATGTCCAACATTTATTAGAACCCGATGCTAGAgcgtttgccaatattttctcgaACAATAATGAAGGCAACGGGGGCAATAAGTTTGGTGACAACGAAGAGATCAATGATGCCCTCAGAGATGAACTGGAAAAGCTATTTTCAATGGGTGTTCGTGGTCTTTTGACCACTTATATGCAAAGAGCTCTACAGCCGGCAATTAAAGAGACTCTAATGGAAAATATGGGTTATACAATAAGTTATGGATGA
- the LOC142236709 gene encoding uncharacterized protein LOC142236709 produces the protein MSGMRTKSQDIFFNTSQCIYDVIVLVETWLNSDFHDDEFFDARLFQVFRKDRDTMSTNNMRGGGVLVAVRRGIAAMRVNLPNDNSLLDQLCITISGQSNLTVVVSYIPPTSSYTVYNEHIQNVKQIAEECHQNELAIFGDFNLNTLLSINLCQINGFVNSLNRILDLIFISSNLQFDISKCEMPLSMPDMHHVALEIDFEFIMFRKISSSYCNYFYPDNCNFEILNQELLDYNWADAFNDKSVDDCYFYFVNKIQMHTNKYLRASNGKVHKLPWYTPGLKKLKNLRNKFYKLFKNYKDNVNYERYKYYSREFDYLNKFLYKQYLLDFQNRIKDNPKSFWQYIDSKKSFSEYPSSMHLGDIIVNDSVDLANLFATFFASNFNEEVHYDDSTSYLDLVDDCLDFGFIQINESDILDAIASLKASRKFDVDGLSAFLLQKLAISVCLPLRLIFNKSLQSGLFIDHDLKLFKCVNSLLDAIHLQCDLNSIVNCRRHSPMISEYYVTDNRVRQVSEILDLGIFFDSKLSFNAHIDYIMPKAYALLALIRRHSTEFQDPYVRKTLYTALFVMKNLLTTISSQLDKLGNGNYLVKNGVISLIAFLDHYGSNNTPCL, from the exons atgtctGGCATGCGCACTAAAAGCCAGGATATTTTCTTTAACACCAGTCAGTGTATTTATGATGTGATCGTCTTGGTTGAAACCTGGTTAAACAGCGATTTCCATGATGATGAATTCTTTGATGCCAGATTATTTCAAGTTTTCCGTAAGGATAGAGATACTATGAGTACTAATAACATGAGGGGTGGTGGTGTGCTTGTTGCTGTCCGTCGTGGTATAGCTGCTATGAGAGTAAATTTGCCCAATGATAAcagtttattggatcaattatgtaTTACTATAAGTGGCCAATCTAATTTGACTGTGGTAGTTTCATACATTCCCCCTACAAGCTCCTATACTGTATATAATGAGCATATTCAGAATGTGAAACAAATTGCTGAAGAATGTCATCAAAATGAACTTGCTATTTTTGGTGACTTCAATCTAA atacACTTCTAAGTATAAATTTATGTCAGATAAATGGGTTTGTCAACTCTCTTAATCGTATTTTAGATCTAATTTTTATTAGTAGCAATTTACAATTCGATATTAGTAAATGTGAAATGCCTTTATCCATGCCAGATATGCATCATGTGGCTTtagaaattgattttgaatttataatgtttcgtaaaattagTTCATcgtattgtaattatttttaccCTGATAATTGTAATTTTGAGATTTTAAATCAGGAGTTATTAGATTATAACTGGGCTGATGCGTTTAATGACAAATCAGTAGATGattgctatttttattttgtcaataaaattcAGATGCATACTAATAAATACTTGCGAGCTAGTAATGGTAAGGTGCATAAACTTCCATGGTACACGCCAGGATTGAAAAAGTTAAAGAATTTAAGGAATAAGTTCTACAAACTGTTTAAGAATTATAAAGATAATGTAAATTATGAGCGTTACAAATATTATTCGCGTGAATTTGATTACTTAAACAAGTTTCTATATAAGCAATACTTACTAGACTTTCAGAATAGGATCAAGGACAATCCTAAGTCTTTTTGGCAATATATAGACTCGAAAAAATCATTCAGTGAATACCCATCGTCGATGCATTTAGGTGATATTATTGTTAATGATTCTGTGGATTTAGCTAACTTATTCGCAACTTTCTTCGCATCAAATTTCAATGAGGAAGTTCACTACGATGATAGTACTTCTTACTTGGACCTTGTTGATGATTGTTTAGATTTTGGTTTCATTCAAATTAATGAGAGTGATATTTTGGATGCAATTGCATCCTTGAAAGCTTCACGCAAATTTGATGTTGATGGTTTATCTGCGTTTCTTTTACAAAAACTTGCTATTTCTGTCTGTTTACCGTTacgattaatatttaataaatcattACAATCGGGGTTATTTATCGATC ATGATTTAAAATTATTCAAGTGCGTCAATAGTTTATTAGATGCTATTCATCTTCAATGTGATttaaattcgattgtgaattg TCGTCGTCACTCCCCAATGATATCTGAGTATTATGTTACCGATAATCGTGTTAGGCAGGTTAGTGAGATTTTAGATCTCGGCATTTTTTTCGATTCTAAATTATCATTTAATGCTCATATTGATTACATAATGCCAAAAGCCTATGCCCTTTTAGCTTTGATCAGACGACATAGTACAGAGTTTCAAGATCCTTATGTTCGCAAGACTTTGTACACTGCGCTT TTCGTTATGAAAAACCTACTTACTACCATCTCATCTCAGCTGGATAAACTTGGCAATGGCAATTATCTGGTCAAAAATGGTGTAATTAGTTTAATAGCTTTTCTCGACCACTATGGAAGTAACAATACCCCTTGCTTATAA